The Panicum virgatum strain AP13 chromosome 5K, P.virgatum_v5, whole genome shotgun sequence genome has a window encoding:
- the LOC120707175 gene encoding putative transcription factor bHLH041 has product MDEVWCGLDLQQLQLQAGDPLAAPAGLHDQDPFWPAALADCASSFLAADTACFGGVADIDLSGGSAASGKAAADGMDTASFFAADDGHHHHLMPQEQQPVHSSSSLSSKRSLSVDSGGSWSTFFPLDDASLAAAGGLFSTPSPSHAAAPAAFAAGEDEALMRAMMAVISSASPSSSESSSPPLGQDYTTAAPAAVVQPRPASGGNATSHVTVRSSSLAVGPERTASLTSAAAGGWQQQEDAKACSNNSSQVYHMMSERKRREKLNDSFHTLRSLLPPCSKKDKTTVLINAASFLKTLEAQVSELEEKNTKLERYVPREGGAGAGAAAAHRRAKVRISRAGPEERQVSLTVMVMVECDIVDLVLHLLECLRWMSGVSVLSVDADTYSPQAPLKARANIKLQIMDGDCWDEALFHEAMTKAVHEATSSPSSSSCAAPAPLVAAAY; this is encoded by the exons atggATGAAGTGTGGTGCGGCCTCGAcctgcagcagctgcagctgcaggccggcgaccccctcgccgcgcccgccggcctcCACGACCAAGACCCCTTCTGGCCGGCCGCTCTAGCGGA CTGCGCCTCCAGCTTCCTCGCCGCCGACACCGCGTGCTTCGGCGGCGTCGCCGACATCGACCTCtccggcggctccgcggccagcgggaaggcggcggcggacggcatgGACACGGCCAGCTTCTTCGCCGCGGAcgacggccaccaccaccacctgatGCCCCAAGAGCAGCAGCCGGTGCACTCGTCCTCGTCGCTCTCCTCCAAGCGCTCCCTCTCCGTCGACAGCGGCGGCTCCTGGTCCACCTTCTTCCCGCTCGACGACGCCTCCCTGGCCGCCGCGGGCGGCCTCTTctcgacgccctcgccctcgcacgccgcggcgccggccgctttcgccgccggcgaggacgagGCGCTCATGCGCGCCATGATGGCCGTCATCTCCtcggcgtcgccctcctcctccgagtcctcgtcgccgccgctgggcCAGGACTACACcacggccgcgccggccgccgtagTGCAGCCGCGCCCAGCAAGCGGGGGCAACGCCACCAGCCACGTGACGGTCAGGAGCAGCAGCCTCGCTGTGGGGCCGGAGAGGACCGCGTCGCTGAccagcgctgccgccggcggctggcagcagcaggaggacgccaaggcctgcagcaacaacagcagccAGGTCTACCACATGATGTCGGAGAGGAAGAGGCGGGAGAAGCTCAACGACAGCTTCCACACACTGAGGTCCCTCCTCCCACCGTGTTCCAAG AAGGACAAGACAACGGTGCTGATCAACGCGGCGAGCTTCCTGAAGACGCTGGAGGCGCAGGTCTCGGAGCTGGAGGAGAAGAACACCAAGCTGGAGAGGTACGTCCCCcgcgagggcggcgccggcgccggcgcggcggcggcgcaccggagAGCCAAGGTCCGTATCAGCAGGGCGGGGCCGGAGGAGCGGCAGGTGAGCCTGACGGTGATGGTGATGGTGGAGTGCGACATCGTGGACCTGGTGCTGCACCTCCTGGAGTGCCTCCGGTGGATGAGCGGGGTGAGCGTGCTGTCCGTCGACGCCGACACCTACTCGCCGCAGGCGCCGCTCAAGGCCCGCGCCAACATCAAGCTGCAGATCATG GACGGCGACTGCTGGGACGAGGCGCTGTTCCACGAGGCGATGACGAAGGCCGTGCACGAGGCGACCTCGtctccctcctcgtcctcctgcgCCGCCCCGGCTCCGCTCGTGGCCGCGGCCTACTAG